The following coding sequences lie in one Pontibacter sp. G13 genomic window:
- a CDS encoding glycosyltransferase, with protein sequence MPISSHLSYLQKHRFLPRQIAIPPKPNLAIVVVIPVHRELNLLNTLESLEQCESPRGAVEVILVLNASIAHGPEIHDLQTQAAQLIDQWVRAQERNLAYWVIRVDDLPKKHAGVGLARKIGLDEAVDRFEQAGKEDGILVWLDADCEVMPNYLTEIQHHFQENPKKDVSSIRFEHPVSGNAFPEKVYRGACLHELHLRYYLQGLRNAGHPYACPVLGSALAVRSSAYQRMNGMNRRKTGEAFYFLHKFTPQGKTSELTSTCVYPAPRISDRVPMGTGDTISKWLMLDTDVYETFDHQVFVDLGALIAQFPTYWLHQPNELPDRVLAFLEEVDFAGILEEAREHTAGRQAFVKRLFNWFEGLRVQQFLQYVQQQLGPRPDVRLAAARQLELMGRAVDASNEIELLQAYREIQQTPGEPNEPVR encoded by the coding sequence ATGCCGATCTCCAGTCACCTTTCTTACCTCCAAAAACACCGATTTCTCCCTCGACAAATCGCCATTCCGCCGAAACCCAACTTGGCGATCGTCGTGGTCATCCCCGTTCACCGGGAACTCAATCTCCTGAATACCTTGGAGTCCCTGGAGCAGTGCGAATCTCCACGAGGGGCTGTCGAGGTGATCTTGGTCCTGAATGCCAGCATAGCTCACGGGCCCGAAATCCACGATTTGCAAACGCAAGCCGCTCAACTCATCGACCAATGGGTTCGAGCCCAGGAACGAAACCTCGCGTATTGGGTGATCCGGGTAGATGACCTGCCGAAGAAACACGCAGGTGTCGGGTTGGCTAGAAAGATTGGGTTGGATGAGGCCGTAGACCGATTTGAACAAGCCGGAAAGGAAGATGGAATCCTGGTGTGGCTAGATGCCGATTGTGAGGTAATGCCTAACTATCTGACGGAAATCCAACATCATTTTCAGGAAAATCCCAAAAAGGATGTCAGTTCCATTCGCTTTGAGCACCCGGTTTCGGGAAATGCATTCCCCGAAAAGGTGTACCGGGGCGCCTGTCTTCATGAACTTCACCTGAGATACTATCTCCAAGGTCTACGCAATGCGGGACATCCCTACGCATGTCCGGTCTTGGGAAGCGCTTTGGCGGTCAGGTCTTCCGCCTATCAACGAATGAATGGAATGAACCGCCGAAAGACCGGCGAGGCTTTCTACTTCCTCCACAAATTCACTCCTCAAGGCAAGACCAGCGAACTTACAAGTACTTGTGTCTATCCCGCCCCTAGGATCTCGGATCGGGTGCCAATGGGAACGGGCGATACGATCAGTAAATGGCTAATGCTCGATACAGATGTGTATGAAACATTTGATCATCAGGTGTTTGTGGATCTGGGGGCGCTGATTGCTCAATTCCCCACGTATTGGCTCCATCAGCCCAATGAATTGCCGGACCGAGTCCTAGCGTTTCTGGAGGAGGTGGATTTTGCTGGAATCTTGGAGGAAGCTCGGGAGCATACCGCCGGGAGGCAGGCTTTTGTCAAACGATTGTTCAATTGGTTCGAGGGCTTGCGGGTTCAGCAATTTCTTCAATATGTCCAACAGCAATTGGGTCCTAGGCCAGATGTACGATTGGCTGCGGCCAGACAATTGGAGCTGATGGGAAGGGCAGTAGATGCATCCAATGAAATCGAATTACTCCAAGCTTATCGGGAAATACAGCAAACGCCTGGGGAACCAAACGAGCCTGTCAGGTGA